The following are encoded together in the Pseudoalteromonas shioyasakiensis genome:
- a CDS encoding response regulator: protein MKRILAVDDSASMRQMVGFTLKKAGFDVTEAKDGSEALNIAKQQGFDAVISDVNMPVMDGITLIRELRSLPNYKFTPLLMLTTESGLDKKSEGKAAGATGWIVKPFNPEQLLAVLKKVIR from the coding sequence ATGAAAAGAATTTTAGCAGTAGACGATTCTGCATCTATGCGCCAAATGGTTGGTTTTACGCTTAAAAAAGCTGGCTTTGATGTTACAGAAGCGAAAGACGGCAGCGAAGCTTTAAATATCGCAAAACAACAAGGCTTTGATGCTGTTATTTCTGATGTGAATATGCCGGTAATGGATGGTATTACCCTTATCCGTGAATTACGTAGCTTACCTAATTACAAGTTCACACCTTTACTGATGCTGACCACAGAGTCGGGTCTTGATAAAAAGTCTGAAGGTAAAGCTGCTGGTGCAACTGGTTGGATTGTTAAGCCATTTAATCCTGAGCAATTGTTAGCGGTATTGAAAAAAGTGATTCGCTAA
- a CDS encoding STAS domain-containing protein codes for MLKLPTELAISQVETLHQDLLQELSANDDICLDISEVTRADTASIQLLCALQKHLLSVQHKIIWVGESKPLQQAINSLGLSHYLVLENAN; via the coding sequence ATGTTAAAGCTCCCTACAGAATTAGCTATTAGTCAGGTCGAAACACTCCATCAAGATTTGCTACAAGAGTTGTCAGCAAATGATGATATCTGTCTGGATATCAGTGAGGTGACCCGTGCTGACACAGCATCAATTCAGCTTTTATGTGCATTACAGAAGCATTTGCTTTCGGTGCAACACAAAATTATTTGGGTTGGCGAGAGTAAGCCGTTGCAACAGGCAATTAATAGTTTGGGCTTAAGCCATTATCTTGTGCTTGAGAATGCCAATTAA
- a CDS encoding SCO family protein, whose protein sequence is MTRIVAFLCFSAVLFVTGCGKNNTAPEVEALVYEQAKPISPFLLTDQHGAPADNSQFMGHWNLVFLGYTSCPDICPMTLAKLTAVQKQLSQDYKVQVWFVAVDPKRDKTEKRKAYIDYFNPDFLAVSGPHKQLFPFVRELGLIYAINDSDEQEYAVDHSASVVMVDGDGSVRAIFKPEFKQGSVPLINATTLTEEFKKIADYYAK, encoded by the coding sequence ATGACGCGAATCGTCGCTTTTTTATGTTTCAGTGCGGTATTGTTTGTAACCGGTTGTGGTAAAAACAACACCGCTCCTGAAGTAGAAGCACTGGTTTATGAGCAAGCAAAGCCGATTAGTCCGTTTTTATTAACCGATCAACATGGTGCGCCCGCTGATAACAGTCAGTTTATGGGGCATTGGAATTTGGTCTTTTTAGGCTACACCAGTTGCCCTGATATATGTCCAATGACATTGGCGAAACTAACCGCAGTACAAAAGCAGTTAAGCCAAGATTACAAAGTGCAGGTATGGTTTGTGGCCGTTGACCCAAAGCGTGATAAAACCGAAAAACGCAAAGCCTACATTGATTACTTTAATCCTGATTTTCTTGCAGTATCAGGCCCACACAAACAGCTTTTTCCATTTGTCAGAGAGCTTGGCTTAATTTACGCAATTAATGATAGTGATGAGCAAGAATATGCCGTTGATCATAGCGCGTCAGTAGTGATGGTTGATGGTGATGGCTCGGTACGTGCGATTTTTAAGCCTGAATTTAAACAAGGCAGTGTGCCATTAATAAACGCCACAACTTTGACTGAAGAGTTCAAAAAAATAGCAGATTATTACGCAAAGTAA
- the cyoE gene encoding heme o synthase — MALLLSSEKSLFIQSSELLKDYLAISKFKVVAMLVLTAWVGLALAPDVGRGVFVQLASLLGIGLLSAAAAVINHVVDSEIDSKMARTRHRPVAKGRLSKQHALSFAATIGVLGFVMLMVWANTLTAILTLFALVGYAFIYTSFLKRATPQNIVIGGLAGAMPPLLGWVSETGHMAAAPWLLVMIIFTWTPPHFWALAIARKSDYERAKIPMLPVTHGIEFCKTCVIGYSILLALVCVLPYLIGMSGLIYLLGASVLNAIFIYKALKLKIAPKDDTAMDLFRFSIVHLMLLFIALFIDKWLVL, encoded by the coding sequence ATGGCATTATTACTAAGCTCAGAAAAATCATTATTTATTCAAAGTTCAGAGTTACTTAAAGATTACTTAGCTATCAGTAAGTTTAAAGTAGTTGCCATGCTTGTACTAACAGCGTGGGTTGGCTTGGCATTGGCTCCCGATGTTGGGCGAGGGGTCTTTGTGCAGCTTGCAAGTTTGCTAGGCATTGGCTTGCTGTCTGCTGCTGCTGCCGTGATCAATCATGTTGTTGATAGTGAAATCGACAGCAAAATGGCACGTACACGTCATCGTCCTGTGGCAAAAGGTCGGCTCAGTAAACAACATGCTTTGAGCTTTGCTGCGACTATTGGTGTGCTAGGTTTTGTTATGCTTATGGTATGGGCGAATACACTCACAGCGATTCTTACTTTGTTTGCGCTTGTCGGCTATGCCTTTATTTACACCTCATTTTTAAAGCGTGCTACACCGCAAAATATTGTTATTGGTGGTTTGGCTGGTGCTATGCCACCGCTGTTAGGGTGGGTGTCTGAAACAGGCCATATGGCTGCGGCTCCTTGGCTGTTAGTGATGATTATATTTACTTGGACCCCACCACATTTTTGGGCATTAGCGATTGCACGTAAAAGCGATTATGAGCGGGCAAAAATTCCTATGTTGCCTGTTACTCACGGTATCGAATTTTGTAAAACCTGCGTTATTGGCTACAGCATTTTGCTTGCTTTGGTATGTGTGTTGCCTTATTTAATTGGCATGTCAGGGCTAATTTACTTATTAGGTGCAAGCGTTTTAAACGCGATATTCATTTATAAAGCGTTAAAACTAAAAATTGCCCCAAAAGATGATACAGCAATGGACTTATTTCGTTTTTCAATCGTGCATTTAATGCTACTCTTTATCGCCTTATTCATTGATAAATGGTTAGTTTTATGA
- a CDS encoding COX15/CtaA family protein gives MYKNYKYLVLITVFFSILVVGLGAYTRLSDAGLGCPDWPGCYGFLTVPKHETALLHVENNYPDMMFEAAKAWKEMIHRYFAGALGLLILALFVFAFLKRQYPNTPVKLPLALLLLVIFQAVLGMWTVTMNLQPLVVMGHLLGGFSILSLLFLLYLRLKTEPVASSDSGAKPYYRLALVGLVVLILQIALGGWLAANYAAPHCNGLPLCSYGQPFSLKSVFQLPLEHSTYEYGVLSQQARMSIHLLHRIWALVTCVVLAIIMWRIYSRCYSRKIKHCTVTVLIALLCQICLGLAVVHWHFPLSVALAHNLMAALLLLSMVRLCFHLKIRT, from the coding sequence ATGTATAAAAATTATAAATATTTAGTCTTAATTACGGTTTTCTTCTCTATCTTAGTTGTTGGGCTTGGTGCTTATACACGGCTGAGTGATGCTGGGCTTGGTTGCCCTGACTGGCCAGGTTGCTATGGATTTTTAACTGTCCCAAAACATGAAACGGCTCTGTTACATGTTGAAAACAACTACCCTGATATGATGTTTGAAGCAGCAAAAGCTTGGAAAGAAATGATCCATCGCTATTTTGCCGGTGCCCTTGGCCTATTAATTTTAGCGTTGTTTGTTTTTGCATTTTTAAAACGCCAATATCCTAATACGCCGGTTAAACTGCCATTAGCACTATTATTGCTGGTGATATTCCAGGCCGTATTAGGTATGTGGACTGTCACTATGAACCTACAGCCCTTGGTTGTTATGGGGCACTTGCTTGGCGGTTTTAGCATTTTGTCGTTGCTGTTTTTATTGTATCTACGTTTAAAAACCGAACCTGTAGCTAGCAGTGATAGTGGCGCAAAGCCATATTACCGATTAGCGCTGGTGGGCTTGGTGGTGCTAATACTGCAAATTGCATTGGGTGGCTGGCTTGCAGCTAATTACGCCGCTCCACACTGTAATGGCTTACCGCTGTGTAGCTACGGACAACCGTTTTCTTTGAAGAGCGTTTTTCAATTGCCGCTCGAGCACAGTACCTATGAATATGGCGTGTTATCGCAGCAAGCGCGTATGTCTATTCACTTACTGCATCGTATTTGGGCGCTGGTTACTTGTGTGGTGTTAGCGATTATCATGTGGCGCATATATTCACGCTGTTACTCACGAAAAATTAAGCACTGCACAGTCACTGTGTTAATCGCTTTGTTGTGCCAAATCTGTTTAGGCCTAGCTGTTGTGCATTGGCACTTTCCGTTAAGTGTTGCGCTTGCGCACAATCTAATGGCCGCATTGTTATTGCTTAGCATGGTAAGACTATGCTTCCACTTAAAAATAAGAACCTAG
- a CDS encoding transmembrane cytochrome oxidase associated protein, whose translation MKINPLSLFVLCCFVPLVLAYAALKLEWLPSGSSNHGELLSEEVKLADWQQGDPKQWTIALNYPKECSEVCANQLASLDNLYVALGKNQQKVDVAVLTNQQQVSANWRQLAVSPALKAGDLYLVDHMGLVVLHYPYTAEPEQNRLIQKGLLKDLKKLLNYARSS comes from the coding sequence ATGAAAATAAACCCGCTTAGTTTATTCGTTTTATGCTGTTTTGTGCCGCTGGTACTTGCTTATGCAGCATTAAAGCTTGAGTGGTTACCGAGTGGTTCGAGTAATCATGGTGAGCTTTTAAGCGAAGAAGTTAAATTAGCTGATTGGCAACAAGGCGATCCTAAACAGTGGACTATTGCGCTTAATTATCCAAAAGAGTGCAGTGAAGTTTGTGCAAACCAATTAGCCAGTCTAGATAACCTATATGTCGCTTTAGGTAAAAATCAGCAAAAAGTGGATGTGGCGGTACTGACAAATCAACAGCAGGTATCGGCAAATTGGCGTCAATTAGCAGTAAGTCCTGCGCTCAAAGCGGGAGACTTATATTTGGTTGATCACATGGGCTTAGTGGTTTTGCATTACCCCTACACGGCTGAGCCAGAACAAAACAGACTTATTCAAAAAGGCTTACTTAAAGACTTAAAGAAACTACTTAACTATGCGCGTTCAAGTTAA
- a CDS encoding SURF1 family protein, which produces MQLILWRKQKLSSIIAICVVILAVLICLRLSVWQYQRGEQKQQQLSQLAVSKEQGVISWQELQNLPRELNKTGLQVKVSGEVNKQQYWLLDNQIYQGQVGYDLLVAMTIAGETAPLIVNFGWLKAPTNRSQLPTVVWPESTRFTATVQLKQGNLQGFTLADEIGAEQGWPKRIQGIDLAIFSAQLAKPLQDFIGYRNEADGIATPHYQSVVMGPDKHYAYAVQWLLIGLACVVIAYFAMRRRGYENKPA; this is translated from the coding sequence ATGCAGTTAATTTTATGGCGTAAACAAAAGCTTAGCTCAATTATCGCAATTTGCGTTGTGATACTTGCAGTGCTTATTTGTTTACGACTAAGCGTTTGGCAATACCAGCGAGGCGAACAAAAACAGCAGCAACTAAGCCAGTTGGCCGTTTCGAAAGAGCAAGGGGTTATAAGCTGGCAAGAGCTGCAAAATTTACCTAGAGAGCTGAATAAAACGGGCTTGCAAGTCAAGGTTTCTGGCGAGGTAAATAAACAACAGTACTGGCTACTTGATAATCAAATTTACCAAGGGCAAGTGGGTTATGACTTACTGGTAGCGATGACAATTGCAGGTGAAACCGCGCCTTTAATCGTTAACTTTGGTTGGCTAAAAGCTCCAACAAACCGCAGCCAGTTGCCAACCGTTGTGTGGCCAGAATCAACAAGGTTTACGGCTACAGTGCAATTGAAACAAGGCAACTTACAAGGCTTCACTCTTGCCGATGAGATTGGTGCAGAGCAAGGTTGGCCTAAACGTATTCAAGGCATCGATTTAGCAATCTTTAGTGCTCAATTAGCAAAGCCCTTACAAGACTTTATTGGTTATCGCAATGAGGCAGATGGTATTGCAACCCCGCATTACCAGAGTGTCGTGATGGGGCCAGATAAACATTACGCCTATGCCGTGCAATGGTTATTAATCGGCTTAGCGTGTGTGGTTATTGCTTATTTTGCGATGAGAAGGAGAGGTTATGAAAATAAACCCGCTTAG
- a CDS encoding DUF2909 domain-containing protein, giving the protein MIKIIIVLLLLYILFNLFRALFVMMSAKEHSKPMSHYLGRRVLFSGIVLVLIIAAMKLGFIHTNPSPLHKATARTQIQINTTTPHQQSANTKQPLERQSAFHS; this is encoded by the coding sequence ATGATTAAAATCATTATTGTTTTGTTATTACTTTATATTCTGTTCAACCTATTTAGAGCGCTGTTTGTGATGATGTCAGCAAAAGAGCACTCGAAACCCATGTCGCATTACTTAGGTCGTCGAGTGCTGTTTTCAGGTATTGTGCTGGTGCTCATCATTGCCGCAATGAAATTAGGCTTTATTCACACCAACCCGTCGCCGCTTCACAAAGCTACAGCACGTACACAAATACAAATAAACACAACCACACCACATCAACAAAGTGCCAATACCAAGCAGCCGCTTGAAAGGCAAAGTGCTTTTCACTCGTGA
- a CDS encoding cytochrome c oxidase subunit 3: MNQNYEKYYVPAESPWPIVGAIAMFLIAVGAGLTVMQVSGEGSSGQYVLYLGIAILIYMVFSWFRNVIEESHKGLYSAQMDRSFRQGMSWFIFSEVMFFMAFFGALFYARMISVPWLGGAGNNAMTNEVLWPTFEAVWPLLTTPAGETTQAMGWQGLPLINTLILLTSSVTIHFAHVAIENNKRGALKVFLSLTVLLGVIFLGLQVYEYMHAYQDLGLTLDAGVYGNTFFLLTGFHGMHVTLGTIILFVVLLRIFKGHFTSEKHFAFQAAAWYWHFVDVVWLCLFVFVYVL; this comes from the coding sequence ATGAATCAAAATTATGAAAAATACTATGTTCCAGCCGAGAGTCCTTGGCCAATAGTTGGCGCCATTGCGATGTTTTTAATTGCTGTCGGTGCTGGTTTAACTGTGATGCAAGTAAGTGGTGAAGGCAGTAGTGGTCAGTATGTCTTGTATCTAGGCATTGCCATATTAATTTATATGGTTTTTAGCTGGTTTAGAAACGTTATTGAAGAATCTCATAAAGGGCTTTACTCAGCACAAATGGACCGCTCATTCAGACAAGGTATGAGCTGGTTTATATTCTCTGAGGTTATGTTCTTTATGGCATTTTTTGGCGCTCTTTTTTACGCTCGAATGATTTCAGTGCCTTGGCTCGGTGGCGCTGGTAATAATGCCATGACCAACGAAGTACTTTGGCCAACCTTTGAAGCCGTATGGCCGCTATTAACTACGCCAGCGGGCGAGACCACACAGGCTATGGGCTGGCAAGGTCTACCATTGATCAACACGCTTATTCTGCTTACCTCATCGGTCACAATTCACTTTGCTCATGTTGCGATAGAAAACAATAAGCGCGGCGCTCTAAAGGTATTTTTATCTTTAACCGTGCTGTTAGGTGTGATTTTCCTTGGCTTACAAGTTTACGAGTATATGCATGCATACCAAGATTTAGGTTTGACCTTAGATGCGGGCGTTTATGGGAATACCTTTTTCTTGTTAACGGGCTTTCACGGTATGCACGTGACACTAGGCACCATTATTTTATTTGTGGTGCTACTTAGAATTTTTAAAGGCCACTTCACGAGTGAAAAGCACTTTGCCTTTCAAGCGGCTGCTTGGTATTGGCACTTTGTTGATGTGGTGTGGTTGTGTTTATTTGTATTTGTGTACGTGCTGTAG
- a CDS encoding cytochrome c oxidase assembly protein: MNHAPLLKKLLITCLLMFAFAFAMVPLYDVFCDVTGLNGKPSLEKASASESINTQRQVDVSFTTHAQSGAPFKVQSEQYSVAVQPGAMREVKFSAKNTSNEDKVMQAIPSVSPGKAAKYLHKIACFCFDQQPMKAGEEMEFTLLFYVDTELPDDVEELTLSYTVFDISGHVVAKND, encoded by the coding sequence ATGAACCATGCACCTTTGCTAAAAAAACTGCTGATTACATGCTTGCTCATGTTCGCATTTGCTTTTGCAATGGTGCCGCTTTACGACGTGTTTTGCGACGTTACAGGGTTGAATGGTAAGCCATCATTAGAAAAAGCGAGCGCGAGTGAATCAATAAATACACAGCGCCAAGTTGATGTCAGCTTTACCACTCACGCTCAAAGCGGCGCGCCATTTAAGGTGCAGTCTGAGCAATACAGCGTGGCGGTACAACCTGGTGCCATGCGTGAAGTTAAATTCTCAGCAAAGAACACCAGTAATGAAGACAAAGTCATGCAAGCAATTCCATCGGTATCACCGGGGAAAGCGGCAAAGTACTTACACAAAATCGCCTGTTTTTGCTTTGATCAGCAGCCAATGAAAGCCGGTGAAGAAATGGAATTTACCTTGTTGTTTTATGTTGATACTGAGTTACCCGACGATGTTGAGGAACTGACGTTGTCGTATACCGTGTTTGATATTAGCGGGCATGTTGTGGCTAAAAACGATTAA
- the ctaD gene encoding cytochrome c oxidase subunit I, whose translation MSNVINEQATGHAHHDHHHPAKGFKRWLYTTNHKDIGSLYLIFSLTMFLIGGAMAMVIRAELFQPGLQLVDPHFFNQMTTVHGLIMVFGAVMPAFTGLANWMVPMMIGAPDMALPRMNNWSFWILPFAFLILLASLLMPGGGPAFGWTFYAPLSTTYSNDNTALFVFAVHIMGISSIMGAINVIVTIVNLRAPGMTWMKLPLFVWTWLITAFLLIAVMPVLAGAVTMVLTDKYFATSFFDAAGGGDPVMFQHIFWFFGHPEVYIMILPAFGIISTIVPTFSRKKLFGYASMVYATSSIALLSFIVWAHHMFTTGMPVAGELFFMYATMLISVPTGVKVFNWVATMWRGSISFEIPMMFAIAFIVLFTLGGFSGLMLAITPADFQYHDTYFVVAHFHYVLVTGAVFSIMAGAYYWLPKWTGNMYNETLAKWHFWLSLISVNVLFFPMHFVGLAGMPRRIPDYALQFADFNAIISIGGFAFGLSQLLFVLVVFKCARGGEKAPAKVWDGAEGLEWEVDSPAPYHTFETPPEIK comes from the coding sequence ATGAGTAACGTTATTAACGAGCAAGCAACTGGGCATGCGCATCACGACCATCATCATCCTGCTAAAGGTTTTAAGCGTTGGCTTTACACCACCAATCATAAAGACATCGGGAGTTTATACCTGATTTTTTCACTCACCATGTTTTTAATTGGTGGAGCGATGGCAATGGTGATCCGCGCTGAACTGTTTCAGCCTGGGTTACAGTTAGTTGATCCGCACTTTTTTAACCAAATGACTACCGTACATGGTTTGATCATGGTGTTTGGTGCCGTTATGCCTGCATTCACTGGGCTTGCAAACTGGATGGTACCTATGATGATAGGCGCACCAGATATGGCCTTACCTCGTATGAATAACTGGAGCTTTTGGATTTTGCCTTTCGCATTTTTAATCCTCTTGGCTTCGTTACTTATGCCTGGTGGTGGTCCTGCGTTTGGTTGGACTTTCTACGCACCACTATCAACAACTTACAGTAACGACAACACTGCACTTTTTGTGTTTGCCGTACATATCATGGGTATCAGCTCAATTATGGGGGCGATTAACGTTATCGTGACTATCGTCAACTTAAGAGCGCCGGGTATGACGTGGATGAAGCTGCCGCTATTTGTATGGACATGGTTAATCACAGCATTTTTGTTAATTGCTGTTATGCCAGTTCTAGCTGGGGCGGTCACTATGGTGTTGACCGATAAATACTTTGCAACGAGCTTTTTTGATGCCGCGGGAGGGGGCGACCCTGTGATGTTCCAGCATATTTTCTGGTTCTTCGGTCACCCAGAAGTGTACATCATGATTTTGCCGGCTTTTGGCATTATATCGACTATTGTGCCGACCTTTTCGCGTAAAAAATTATTTGGCTATGCGTCTATGGTGTATGCAACTTCATCAATTGCGCTGCTAAGTTTTATCGTTTGGGCACACCATATGTTTACCACTGGGATGCCTGTGGCTGGTGAGTTGTTCTTCATGTACGCCACTATGCTTATCTCGGTGCCAACGGGCGTCAAAGTGTTTAACTGGGTGGCCACCATGTGGCGCGGTTCGATTAGCTTCGAAATTCCGATGATGTTTGCCATCGCCTTTATTGTGTTATTCACCTTAGGTGGTTTCTCCGGCTTGATGCTTGCGATTACACCGGCAGATTTCCAGTATCACGATACCTATTTTGTGGTGGCACACTTCCATTATGTGCTTGTGACAGGGGCTGTGTTCTCAATTATGGCGGGAGCCTATTATTGGCTACCGAAATGGACCGGCAACATGTACAACGAAACGCTAGCGAAATGGCATTTCTGGTTATCGCTAATCAGTGTCAACGTGCTGTTCTTCCCTATGCACTTTGTTGGTCTTGCCGGTATGCCGCGTCGTATTCCTGACTATGCTCTGCAATTCGCTGACTTTAACGCCATTATCAGTATTGGTGGTTTTGCATTTGGCTTATCGCAACTGTTGTTTGTGTTAGTGGTATTTAAATGTGCTAGAGGGGGTGAAAAAGCGCCTGCCAAAGTATGGGATGGAGCTGAAGGTTTAGAGTGGGAAGTAGATTCTCCAGCGCCTTATCACACTTTTGAAACACCGCCGGAGATTAAGTAA
- the coxB gene encoding cytochrome c oxidase subunit II, protein MGKLRYALWLILFALPELALANSQYNMRKGVTDISNNVYELHMTIFIICCVIGIIVFAVMFWALIHHRKSKGAKPAQFHESTKVEILWTAIPFVILIAMAVPATKTLIAMEDASKADITIKVTGSQWKWHYEYMGEDIAYYSILSTPKDQIDNQAEKTEHYLLEVDKPLVLPINKKVRFLMTSDDVIHSWWVPDFAVKKDANPGFINEAWTRINEPGVYRGQCAELCGKDHGFMPVVVKALPEDEFANWLADAKQEKANAAAADAALLDQTLPKEELMVLGEQVYMASCAACHQPTGMGLPGVFPALKGSPIVLGDVKDHIDIVLHGKPGTAMQAFDKQLSIKQLAAVITYKRNAWGNDTGDVIQPSQIQAAIDAAAEAN, encoded by the coding sequence ATGGGTAAACTGCGTTACGCCTTGTGGCTTATATTGTTTGCACTTCCTGAGCTTGCATTGGCAAATAGCCAATACAATATGCGAAAAGGGGTGACCGATATAAGTAATAATGTTTATGAGTTACACATGACGATATTTATTATCTGCTGTGTAATCGGCATCATCGTATTTGCGGTGATGTTTTGGGCTTTAATACACCACCGTAAATCCAAAGGGGCCAAGCCTGCCCAATTTCATGAAAGTACAAAAGTTGAAATACTTTGGACTGCCATTCCATTTGTCATCTTAATCGCCATGGCTGTGCCAGCGACAAAAACTTTGATTGCCATGGAAGATGCCTCTAAAGCCGATATCACCATTAAAGTGACCGGCTCACAATGGAAGTGGCATTACGAGTACATGGGTGAAGACATTGCTTATTACTCGATTCTATCTACTCCCAAAGATCAAATAGACAACCAAGCAGAGAAAACTGAGCATTATTTGCTCGAGGTAGATAAACCGCTAGTACTTCCTATCAATAAAAAAGTTCGCTTTTTAATGACCTCAGACGATGTAATTCATTCATGGTGGGTGCCTGATTTTGCGGTTAAAAAGGACGCAAATCCTGGATTTATCAATGAAGCGTGGACACGTATTAACGAGCCAGGTGTGTACCGTGGTCAATGTGCTGAGTTATGCGGTAAAGATCATGGCTTTATGCCTGTTGTGGTGAAAGCCTTACCTGAAGATGAGTTTGCTAATTGGCTTGCAGATGCCAAGCAAGAAAAAGCCAATGCGGCTGCAGCAGATGCGGCTTTGCTTGATCAAACATTACCTAAAGAAGAGCTTATGGTCTTAGGTGAGCAAGTGTATATGGCAAGTTGTGCGGCATGTCATCAACCTACTGGTATGGGCTTACCAGGCGTGTTTCCAGCACTTAAAGGCAGCCCCATTGTGTTAGGTGATGTAAAAGATCACATAGATATTGTGTTACACGGTAAGCCTGGCACAGCAATGCAAGCGTTTGATAAACAGCTTTCAATTAAGCAACTTGCTGCGGTTATTACTTATAAGCGAAACGCGTGGGGTAATGATACCGGCGATGTTATCCAACCGAGTCAAATTCAAGCCGCGATTGATGCAGCTGCGGAGGCGAACTAA
- the lexA gene encoding transcriptional repressor LexA, whose product MRPLTKRQSQILELIKVFIKDTGMPPTRAEIAQTLGFKSANAAEEHLKALAKKGMIKMKPGASRGIQLIEEDEPEQLGLPLIGRVAAGEPILAQEHVESHCQVDPSLFKPAADFLLRVNGMSMKDIGIMDGDLLAVHRTQVAENGQVVVARVDEDVTVKRLEKAGRKVLLHAENEEFSPIEVDLEHESFNIEGLAVGVIRNADWM is encoded by the coding sequence ATGCGCCCATTAACTAAACGCCAATCGCAAATTTTAGAACTAATTAAAGTCTTTATTAAAGATACAGGCATGCCACCTACGCGTGCTGAAATAGCTCAAACATTGGGTTTTAAAAGTGCCAACGCTGCTGAAGAACACCTAAAAGCACTGGCAAAAAAAGGCATGATCAAAATGAAGCCAGGGGCGAGTCGCGGTATTCAGTTAATTGAAGAAGATGAGCCAGAGCAACTAGGCTTACCTTTAATTGGCCGTGTTGCAGCCGGTGAACCTATTTTGGCGCAAGAGCATGTTGAAAGTCACTGCCAAGTTGATCCTTCATTATTTAAGCCTGCAGCCGATTTCTTACTGCGTGTAAATGGCATGAGTATGAAAGACATTGGTATTATGGATGGCGACTTGCTTGCAGTACACAGAACACAAGTTGCTGAAAACGGGCAAGTAGTTGTAGCTCGAGTCGATGAAGATGTAACAGTTAAGCGTCTAGAAAAAGCGGGTCGCAAAGTGCTTTTACATGCTGAGAACGAAGAGTTTTCGCCTATCGAGGTTGATCTAGAGCACGAGTCGTTCAACATCGAGGGATTAGCGGTAGGTGTAATTCGTAACGCTGATTGGATGTAA
- a CDS encoding PaaI family thioesterase — translation MSIWHHPITLEQCKELEQGITGQGTLMKTMGIEVTEIGDDYLMATMPAIPEHHNPMGMVHGGANVVLAETVASYAANFVVDFSKFYAVGQEINANHMKASRKGTLTATARPLHLGKRTSVWDIKITNAAGELCCVSRMTAAVIER, via the coding sequence ATGAGTATTTGGCATCACCCCATCACATTAGAGCAATGTAAAGAACTAGAACAAGGGATCACCGGGCAAGGCACTTTAATGAAAACAATGGGCATTGAGGTGACTGAAATTGGTGATGATTATTTAATGGCAACCATGCCTGCTATTCCTGAGCATCATAACCCTATGGGTATGGTTCATGGCGGAGCAAACGTTGTATTAGCAGAGACAGTAGCAAGCTATGCAGCCAATTTCGTGGTTGATTTCAGTAAGTTTTATGCTGTTGGCCAAGAAATTAATGCCAACCACATGAAAGCATCACGTAAAGGAACGTTAACAGCAACTGCGAGACCACTTCATTTAGGTAAGAGAACTTCTGTTTGGGATATTAAAATTACCAATGCCGCAGGAGAGCTTTGCTGCGTATCAAGAATGACCGCAGCTGTTATAGAACGCTAA
- a CDS encoding VOC family protein, which yields MLLGAFSVSLNVKDIRASKQFYEKLGFKEFAGEIEQHWLIMKNGEHLIGLFQGMFDKTMLTFNPGWDQNAETLDEFATFEQLAAHFQQQGLEIQKAGDASFIITDPDGNPILIDQHV from the coding sequence ATGTTATTAGGTGCTTTTTCTGTAAGTCTAAATGTAAAAGATATTCGTGCTTCAAAGCAGTTTTATGAAAAGCTAGGTTTCAAAGAGTTTGCTGGGGAGATAGAACAGCATTGGCTAATAATGAAAAACGGTGAACATTTGATAGGTTTGTTTCAAGGTATGTTTGATAAAACCATGCTGACCTTTAATCCTGGGTGGGATCAAAATGCTGAAACTTTGGATGAATTTGCAACCTTTGAGCAATTAGCTGCACATTTTCAGCAACAAGGATTAGAAATACAAAAGGCCGGTGACGCAAGTTTTATTATCACCGACCCAGATGGCAATCCTATTTTGATTGACCAACACGTGTAG